CCCGCCGCCTGAAACGACTCTGTTCATGATGCCATGATCGGATGACCTGAGGCGAATCACAGAAACCACTCCGAAGGAGCTTTCTTCAATACGTTCGGTATGACGTTATTCCTATCTTCGAACCGCCGAGAGTCCTGCTCGATACCCTGTATCGAATGGGTTCGCACTCGGTCGAATCGTTGCACGTCGATGGGGTCCGATTCTACCAGATGGGCCTGCTCGCATGCAAACCTGCAAAATTCGCCGCCCATGAGCAGCGTGATCGATCTCTTTTCAGATGCATCGGCCGGCCTCGACACGCTTCAGGCGCCTCCAATACCGGGCGGTGGACCCGGACTTGAAAACGTAACCGGCGCGACATGGAAACGTAGGATTTCACCTGCATCAAGTCCATGGGTTCGGACCGGGACGTTCCGGTCGGCGTTAAGGATCCAAAGGCGATCGCTTTGCTTCGGGTATGGGCCGGACCGACGGCCGTGCCGGTAGCGGGGAAACCAGCCGCCCCCCCTCGCAGAGACCGGACAAAGCATCCAGCGCCCATTCGGGCTTGATTGAATTCCGCCGATTGCTATTTGCGCCCTCAAAAAGGAGGGTTGAAAAAAAGGTTTACATGGCTATTCTTTTGCTACATAATATCGATTTCCGTAGTATTCGGATTATGGGACGACTGTTTAGCTCTTCCGCGGCGCCGCCGTGGGCGATCCCTAACCCGACCCAAAGGAGAACACATATGGCTAGGATCACCGTCGAAGATTGCCTTGAGAAAGTGGATAATCGTTTTTCTCTGGTGCATTTGGCCGCCAGGCGGGTGCGGCAGATAAAGAAAGGCGAAACTCCCCTCGTTAAGTGCAAAAATCGAGAGGTGGTGACCGCTTTACGAGAGATAGCCAGCGGAGAGATCACCGCAGATTCGTTGCGCGCTATCGATAATGTTCGCAACAAACAGATCGAATTACAACCGCCGGCTTCCGCCGAGACTTCAACCGCTTCCGGACTGTCGGATCTTCCTGCCGCTATTTCCGAAGAGATGAATACGATGATTCCCGATCTTTCCCTGTCCGAGCATCCGGAAGAGGACCAAGAAAGCGGTTCCGCAGAAGAACAGGAAGACGCAGACTAAGTTTCGGCGCCTGGCCTGGAACGGAGAAACGTGCTTTGTCGGCCAGAGACACATCTTTTCTTTCATGTTTAAAAAAGAGAGACCTTCTTAACGCCGAAGCGGGCGATACGACCCGCTTGGTTCGGGAGGGAGAAGTTTTCCTCGAAGAGGGACTTCTCATGGACGCTTTGAATTTTTTTCGCAAGGCTTCCCATACCGACGGTCTCGAGGCGATTCTCGGTCGGGCCGTCCAGGAGGGAGACGCGTTTATCTGCCAGTCCGCGGCTTCAGCCCTTGGCATCGAGGTCTCGAACGAGACATGGAAGAAAACAGGCCAGGCCGCCTTGAACTCAGGCAAACTGATGTTTGCTTTGAAGGCATTCAAACGTGCGTCCGACGACGAAATGGTACAAAAAGTGAATGAACTCATTCGGGATAACGGGTTTGGAGTCTGATGCAGAAGAGAGACTATTACGACGTGCTGGGAATTCAGCGCGGCGCGTCCGATGAAGAAATCAAACGAAATTACCGTAAACTGGCCCTGAAATTTCATCCGGATCGAAATCCCGGTGACAACGATGCGGAGGAGCACTTTAAGGAGGCGGCCGAAGCCTATGAAGTGCTTCGGGACCCGGAAAAACGGCGTATTTATGACCAGTTCGGATTCGAGGGTCTTCGAGGCACCGGCTTTCAGGGCTTTGGAGGATTCGACGATATCTTTTCGGCCTTCGGGGATCTGTTTCAGGACTTCTTCGGCTTTAGCGGCGGCTCGACGGCCCGCAAGCGAACTCAACAAGGCGCGGATCTTCGCTACGACCTCGAAATCTCGTTTCTCGAGTCCGCCTTGGGCGTGGAAAAAGAACTTGAAATTGCTCGTCGGGAACCCTGCGAGGTGTGTCACGGAAGCGGCGCCAAACCTGGAACCGGACCTTCCACCTGTGATACGTGCGGTGGGAGAGGACAAGTCACACGGAGTCAGGGCTTCTTTCGTATCAGCACCACTTGTCCGTCGTGTCATGGAGCAGGTACGTTGATCACGGACCCGTGCGAAGCGTGTCAAGGCAGCGGCCGGGTGCAAGCGAAACGGAAAGTGCACGTTCGAATTCCCCCCGGCGTGGATACGGGATCTCGATTGCGACTGCGCGAAGAGGGTGAGCCCGGGATGTTCGGCGGCCCTCCCGGCGACTTGTACGTAATGATCTACGTAAAGCCCCACGAATTCTTCCGGAGGGAAGCCGACGACCTTGTGTGCACCGTACCGATTTCTTTCGTACAGGCGGCCCTCGGCACGCAGGTGGAAGTACCGACATTGGACGACGTCGAGAAAATCAACATTCCCAAGGGGACCCAGCCGGGAGAAGCCTTCCGGTTGAAGGGCAAGGGTTTCCCCCGCTTGAGAAGCTATGGGCGCGGCGATCAAGTCATCGAACTTCAGATCATAACGCCCACCAATCTGACGAAAAGGCAGGAAGAGTTGTTGCGGGAATTCGCCACTGCCACCGGCGATGAGGTGGCCCCTGAACATCGCCCTTTATTTGGCCGCAAGCCCAAAAAGGAAAAAAAATGACGGCGTCGAGCCTGATGTGCCCGGGCGTCGAGCGAGAGGAACATCACCGATTGTGTTGCCTTTCAGAGGTATGGTGTGACTATTGGGCGCCGAATCCGCAGCAGGATCGGAGCCCCGTAATCCGTACACTTGATTGAAACCTTAATTCTGGAACTGAGCTATGGAACCGGAGAAACTGGAATATTACAGGAAACTGCTGCACCAACGTATGGATGAACTGTTCCGAAGTGCGGAAACCACGGTCACCGGTATGACGGACACAAAAGAGAACTTCCCGGATCCAACGGACCGCGCCGCCCTCGAGTCGGATCGCAACTTCTTGTTACGTATCCGCGACCGAGAGCGAAAGCTGATCCAGAAAATCAGGGAGGCGCTTCTGCGCATCGACGAAGGAACCTTCGGAATTTGCGAGAGGTGCGGGGAACCCATTTCGGACAAGCGGCTGGAGGCGCGGCCCGTTACCACGCTTTGCATTGAATGCAAGGAGAGACAAGAGGCCGTCGAAAAGGCGCGGGGCCTTTAACGCCCGTTGTGCGCCGGGAGTTTCCTCGGGAGTTTCCTTTTGTGAATTGGGCAGTCGACGCCGAGACGGACCGCATCAGGGTTCGTTGCCGATGCGTCCCATCATGCCCATATACGGCCTGAGCGCCTCCGGAACGACGAAGCTCCCATCCT
This genomic stretch from Deltaproteobacteria bacterium harbors:
- a CDS encoding DNA-directed RNA polymerase subunit omega, which translates into the protein MARITVEDCLEKVDNRFSLVHLAARRVRQIKKGETPLVKCKNREVVTALREIASGEITADSLRAIDNVRNKQIELQPPASAETSTASGLSDLPAAISEEMNTMIPDLSLSEHPEEDQESGSAEEQEDAD
- the dksA gene encoding RNA polymerase-binding protein DksA; this translates as MEPEKLEYYRKLLHQRMDELFRSAETTVTGMTDTKENFPDPTDRAALESDRNFLLRIRDRERKLIQKIREALLRIDEGTFGICERCGEPISDKRLEARPVTTLCIECKERQEAVEKARGL
- the dnaJ gene encoding molecular chaperone DnaJ, translating into MQKRDYYDVLGIQRGASDEEIKRNYRKLALKFHPDRNPGDNDAEEHFKEAAEAYEVLRDPEKRRIYDQFGFEGLRGTGFQGFGGFDDIFSAFGDLFQDFFGFSGGSTARKRTQQGADLRYDLEISFLESALGVEKELEIARREPCEVCHGSGAKPGTGPSTCDTCGGRGQVTRSQGFFRISTTCPSCHGAGTLITDPCEACQGSGRVQAKRKVHVRIPPGVDTGSRLRLREEGEPGMFGGPPGDLYVMIYVKPHEFFRREADDLVCTVPISFVQAALGTQVEVPTLDDVEKINIPKGTQPGEAFRLKGKGFPRLRSYGRGDQVIELQIITPTNLTKRQEELLREFATATGDEVAPEHRPLFGRKPKKEKK